In Desulfobacter hydrogenophilus, the genomic stretch GCCTCAAGGAATTCAAAGCCGACCTGAAGGATGTCAGTGAACCTTTTTATGGGCGTCCCCTCCCCTCCATCTCGGTCAAAGAGGTCTATGACAAGGTAATACAGATGGTGCTCAAGCACCGGATCACGATGCCAAGAAATCTCCTGCTGATTTTCAAGACCTTTGTTCAAAACGAAGCCATTGGGAAAAAACTTGGCAGCACGTCAAGCATTCTTCAAGTTGCCAGGCCATATGCCGAAAACCTGCTAAAGCAGAATTTAAAACCGGACCAACTCTTCAAACGATTCAATGCAGATGCCCGCAAAATGGCAGGCCATCTTCAATCCATGCCAGAAAGCATTAGCGAAATGCTTGCCAATGCAGCAGCCAACAGCCTTTCCATGGAGATTCGACACACAACCTCCTCCAAAATACAACAAACCCTGGAAAAATTATTCAACCGGCTGATTGTGGGGATTATAATCGCTTCTTCAACCATTGCGGCTGCCCTGATTCTTAATTCTTCCCAGAAGCTTTTCGACATTGATTTTGAGTTTGCCGGATTGCCCGAAATATCGCTCACCGGGCTTCTGGGTGTTACAGGATATGTCATCGCAACTTTTCTCGGACTTTGGTTGATAATTTCGATCCTTCGCTCAGGACGCTTGTAACACCTAACACTTTCATGAATTGCCCTCCAAAAGGGTTGTCGCCTTGAGATGTCTTTTCCAAGGCCGCCATATTGGGATACAATCCAATGCCGGCAGATAGACGATTTTTGAAAAGCACAAAAAATATTTTCATTTGTTACGGCAAATGCTATGACAACTATATTTTTAACATCTCTATCAAATGGACCCGGACAAGAAAATGATCTTAGATATTGATAAATGGTGCAATCGAAAAAAACGACTCGAGCAGTTTGAAAGTCATGTATCAGAAACCCGGACAGCAACATTCGGGTTTACCACCTATGCCGAATCAGAGAAGCGTCACCGGGTTAACCGGCATTTCAATTCCATTGCCACACAATACGACTTTATGAATACCATTTTGAGTTGCGGAATTCATTATGCATGGAAACGAAAGGCCGTTGAAACCCTCATGATCAAACCGAAGCAAAAAATTCTGGATGTCTGCGGCGGAACGGGTGATATAGCCAGGTTGTCCGCTTACAGAACAGGCAAAAACGGTATGTCGGTTGTGTATGATATGAACCGGAAAATGATCGAACAAGGGAAAAAAAAATCCATAAAAGGGGTAACCTTTGTTCAAGGCGATGCTGAATCCATCTCTTTTCCTGATGGTTCATTTGATGCGGTTTCCATCGGCTTTGGGATTCGAAACGTCACCCATCTTGAAACCGGTTTCAAGGAGATCTTCCGGGTGTTGAAAAAAGGCGGTGCCATGTGTTGCCTGGAATTTTCAAAACCTGACAACCCTTTCTTTAGATATTTTTATGATCTGTATTCATTCAAAATAATGCCGTTGATAGGGGGACTCATCACCGGTTCAACAGAGGCTTACACGGCATTCCCGGAATCCATACGCGCGTTTCCACTCCCTGGGGAGTTAAGCTTGATTTTACAAAATATCGGTTTTAAAGATATCAAAATTACGAAGTTGACAAATGGCATCGCAGTGATTCATTCAGCAAGGAAATAAAAATAGATCAGCACCGTTTTAATAAAAGGACGCATAATGGATAGGCGAACATTTCTTAAAACTGCCGGAATCGGAAGCATTTCTGTTGCCTATGGCTGCAAGTCAGACTATGACAAAAATATTTTCTCACTGGTAACGGCCCCGAAGGATTTTGTAACAGGGCAAGCGGTATGGTATGCCTCCACGTGCATGGAGTGCCCTGCAGGATGCGGTATCCTTGCAAAAAACCGTGAGGGCCGGGTTATTAAGCTGGAAGGAAATCCCGCCCATCCGGTGAACCGTGGGAAACTGTGCATCCGGGGCCAGGCGGCTCTACAGTCTGTTTATGATCCAGACAGACTGATGATGCCTCAACTCAAAACAGGCCAGACATTTAAACCGATCTCTTATAATCAAGCCTTTGACATTCTGAAAAAGCGGATGCACACCGCATCAGACAAGGGAAGCAACCGCGTCAAAATGCTGACCGGCATAACATCAGTACCCCTTTGCACCCTGTTTGCAACCACCCTGGAGGCATTTGGCGCAACTCCCGCAGCCGTGTACGAACCTTACGCCCACGATGCCTTGAGAGCCGCCCACCAAGCCCTGTTTTCCAAGCCCATGCTTCCCTCTTTTCATATGGAAAACGCAGATTTTATTCTGGGATTTGGCGCGGATTTTATAGAAACCTGGCTGTCACCGGTTGAATATATCCGCAAATTCAAATCCATGCACAGCCCTAAAGACGGTACAAAGGGAACGTTCGTTCATGCAGGCCCCTACATGTCCTTGACAGCCGCCAATGCAGACAAATTTTTCCCGGTTACGGCAGGAACGGAATATATGGTGGCCTTGGGGGTGATCCGCCAAATTTTGGAAACCAGAACAATAGATCATCTGCCTGGGCCCTTTTTAAAAGAACTTACGGCTGTTGTCAGTCCATATCATCCTGACATCGTTGAAAAAAATACCGGATTTCCGGAAGCGGATCAAAACCGTTTGGCCCAATCCATGCTCGCATCCCACCGCCCCCTGGTTCTGGGGTCAACAGGCACCACAACGGCAGACACCTCCTTTGCCCTGGAGATGGCCGTGACCCTGATGAATCTTCTGCTGGACAAAGATCTTTCTCTGTATGATTTTGAACACAGGCACGCCCTTGAAAAAGTCATGACGGCAAAAGAAACCGCTAAATTCTTCAAAACGGTCGCCACTGACCCCACAGAGCTCTTATTGTTTTATAATACCAACCCCTTGTTTACGTTTCCAGAAAACGCTGATTTAACGGATATTTTTAATCGTAAAGAGATCTTCAAGGTCAGTTTTTCAAATGTCATGGATGAGACGTCCAAAAACGCAGACCTTATTTTCCCGGTGCAACTGCCGCTTGAGACCTGGGACAGTTATGAAAGCAACACGGCATGCATTTCAACCCTCCAGCCTGCCATGGGACGGCTCAGCAAGGCGCCTTCCATGGGCGATGTGTTCCTCGACCTGTCAGACAAAGACCGGCAGTTTGATGACTACTATCAATATCTTGCCGACTACCTGTATACGAATATGCCTGAAAAGAGCAAAGCCCATTTCATGCAAACAATTCAATCAGGCGGGATATTTCATTCCAACAGCAAATCCGTGGCCGGGCGTCCCCCCCTTGACACGGGATCCATCAAGGCGCTGAAAAATGCACCTTACGTCATCGAACTGTCTGAAGAACCGGAATTAAATTTTCTGGCGGTTCCGTCACTTCGGCTCTATGACGGCCGGGGGGGCAACAAGTCCTGGCTCAATGAAATACCCGATCCTGTGACCAGTATTGCCTGGGAAACCATGCTCATGATTCACCCTGCAACCCTGGAAGAACGTGGATTCGCACACGGGGATATCCTGACCATTGAAGCAGGCGACCACGCCATCACAGCACCGGTCTATTCCTACCAGGGCGTTGCCTTAGGCGTGATGGCCATGCAGATGGGCCAAGGGCACAGTGCCTGCGGCCGGTATGCCCAAGGATTCGGCAGCAACCCGGTTGATCTTTTGTCAGGAAACCTTGAGACCTCTGATTTTCTCTCCTATTTAATCACCCCCACTTCGATTAAACGGACCGGCAAGGTTGAAGCACTTCCCCAGACAGATGGCAGCCGGTCCCAGTACAAACGAAAAATTGCCCTGTCCATGACCTTGGCGAACAGCCACAGCGAAGACGGACACGGTAAATCTGCCGACCACGGCCAATCCGACGGGCATGGACAAAAAGAGGGCGGGGGCCTGGATATGAACCAGTTCCCGTTAACCCTGCCCACCGAGGAAGGATACGATAAAAAACGAGATGTTTACGCACCCCACGAACATGATGGCTACCGGTGGGGGATGATCGTGGATCTGGACAAATGTGTGGGATGCAATGCTTGCGTGGCCGCATGTTATGCGGAAAACAATATCGGCGTTGTGGGAAAAGAGCAGATCATAAAAGGCCGGGAAATGGCCTGGTTGCGAATTGAACGATACCAGGATCAGAACGATGAAGACCGGCTGATTTTTCTTCCCATGATGTGCCAGCACTGCGATGCGGCCCCATGTGAATCCGTATGTCCGGTGTACGCCCCCCACCATTCCAAGGAGGGGCTCAACAACCAGGTTTACAACCGCTGTATCGGCACCCGGTTCTGTGCCCAGAACTGCCCGTACAAAGTCAGAAAGTTCAATTGGTTTGACTGGGAAAGACCCGCCCCCCTCAACCTTCAGCTCAACCCCGATGTCACCGCCAGAAGCAAAGGGGTCATGGAAAAATGCTCATTTTGTGTACAGCGAATTAAAAAAGCCCACAATCAGGCAAAAAATGAGAACCGTAAGATTCGGGACGGAGAAGTTCAGCCGGCATGCGTGCAGACATGTCCTGCCAATGCACTGACCTTTGGTAATTTCCTGGACAAAAACAGTGCGGTTTCCATTCTGGCCCGAGAATCACGGGCTTACCAGGTGCTTGGCTATCTGAATACCAAACCTGCTGTTATTTATTTGAAGAAAATGGTGCAGGAACTATGACTCGATAATCCAAATTTTTAGGGAATTTGTCCAAATTCAAGGCGGAAACAATTTTTAACCGGAGGAATATACAATATATTTTGAGGATTAAAAATTGTTACCAACGCCGAAGTTGGTCAAATTAACAAAAACTGGCTCATCGAGTATGAACCTTCAATTAGGGGTTTTAAACATATGTCTCAATTGACCTTTGAAACAATCAATACCACGGTCCTGGACACGCTGACCCGTCCGGGAAAGGCCTACTGGGGCATCATCGCCCTGTTGTTTTGCGGAGCCATCATGGGCGCTTCCTGCTGGGCCTACCAGATCTTTGTCGGCGTGGGCGTGGCAGGCATGAACACACCGGTCCACTGGGGCACCTATCTGATAAATTTTGTCTTCTGGGTGGGGATTGCCCATTCCGGCACCCTGATTTCCGCCATTTTGTTTCTGTTCCGGGCAGGATGGAGAAACCCCATTGCCAGGGCTGCTGAAACCATGACCGTATTTGCCGTGTGCATTGCGGGGCTTTTTCCTTTTATTCACCTGGGCCGTGCCTGGCTGGTTTTTTATATGCTGCCCCTTCCCAACCAAAGAACTTTATGGCCCAACTTTCAATCTCCCCTGATATTTGATGTTATTGCCATCTCCACCTATCTCACCGTGAGTAGTCTTTTCTGGTATACCGGGCTTCTCCCGGATTTAGCCATCATCAGGGACCGGTCCCGGGGCGTTCGCAAAAAGATTTTTCAGGTGCTCTCCCTTGGGTGGTCCGGTAAAACCGGTCAATGGATGAACTACTCCAGGGCCTATCTTTTGTTTGCCGGTCTTGCCACCCCCCTTGTTATTTCGGTCCACAGTGTGGTGTCCTGGGATTTTGCCCTTAGCGTAATACCCGGCTGGCACACCACCATTTTTGCTCCCTATTTTGTTGCCGGGGCCATCCATTCAGGCCTTGCCATGGTGCTGACCTTAAGTATTCCCTTGAGAAAAATTTTCAAGTACGAAGCGCTGATCACCATGAATGTACTCGAAAGCATCGCAAAAACCATTGTTTTTACCGGCATCATTGTGGGATTTTCCTATGCCACGGAGTTGTTCATCGCCTGGTACAGCCACAACAGTATTGAAATGGAAACCTTCTGGTGGCGGGCGTTTGGTCATTATGCGCCGGAATACTGGATCATGGTGGTCTGCAACACCGTCATCCCCCTTTTGTATTTATTCAAAAAAATCAGGACCCATGTCATCCCATTGTTTATCATCTCTATTTTTGTAAATATCGGCATGTGGTTTGAACGTTTTGTCATCATCGCGGGCAGCGTTGCCCATGATTTTCTGCCCAATGCCTGGGGGCATTACCGCCCCACATGGGTTGAGGGGGGAATCATGGTAGGTGCCTTTTGTCTTTTCTTTTTCCTGTTTTTGCTCTTTGTTAAGCACCTGCCGTCGGTTTCCATGACGGAAATGAAAGAAATGGTTCATCATCAAGTGGAGTAATTCATGAATACGGATGCCATCATAGTCACAGGCCTTTATAATACCCAGGAAGAAACCCTGGCTGCCGTAGAAAAAATACAGGAAAAAGGCTTTGAGGTAGCAGAAGTTCACAGCCCCATTCCCAGCGACGCCCTTGCCCAGGCGCTTGGCAGGAAAAAAAGCAAGATCGGATGGTTTACTTTGATCGGCGGGATCATTGGTTTTTTTTCCGGATTCTCCCTTGCCGTGTTTACATCCACCCGATGGGACCTCATTGTCAGTGGAAAGCCCATTATTTCCTGGATACCTTTTTTTGTCATCGCCTTTGAATTTACTATCCTGTTTGCTGTGCTTGGCAATGTATTGGGCATAGTGACCCAGGTGGGGCTTCTAGACCCAGACTATGAAAAAAATTATGACCCGGAATGCTCAGGCTCTATGTATGGGATTGAAGTGGCTTCAACGCCCGAAGATGCTGACAGTCTGAGGGATCTGCTCGACCACACAGGGTCTATTAAAAAACAGAGGGAAACCAAATGACGTCCATGGATACGGCAGTCACAGAACCTTCAGCACCTTTGAAAAAGAGTGTGTTCTTCATTCCTGCACTCATTGCCGGTGGAGGATTCCTGTTTTTCATTATTCTGGCAGCAACGGGCCACCCGGAACAAGCCTGGCTTGCCTTTCTGACAAATTTCATGTTTTTTACCATCATCTCCTGCGGAGGGCTTTTATTTTCAACCCTCATGCACTTTACCAAAGCCAAATGGAGCCACACCTTTGCAGCAGTGGCAGAAGCGTTTTCCGCTTTTTTCCCTGTATCCTTTGTTCTTTTTATCCTTCTTTTCATCGGACAGAACTACGTATTTCCGTGGGTGGGACAAGACCTGCACGGCAAGGAAGTGTGGCTGAATGTTCCCTTTTTATTTGCCCGGGACGGTGTGGCTTTTTTGATTCTCTACATCCTCGGGTTTGGTTACCTGTATTACTCACTTAAATTCAGATTAAAAGCGGCCCCCAAAAATACCCGGTTGAAAGCATTTTTATTCAAGCGGTTTGAACAATGTTCCCGTGACCCTGAAATCATCAAACACCGGATGACGGTTTTTGCAGGCTGGTATATGTTTGCCTTTGCCATGTGTCTTTCCCTTGTCGGGTTTGATCTGGTCATGAGCGCGGACCCGCACTGGTATTCCACCCTGTTTGGGGCCTACACCTTTATCAAAGCCATCTTTGCCGGGTTCGGTGCCATTATCCTTTTGGTCTCGCTACTTCATTTAAACCCCAAGGTGCCCTTTACCCTTACCCCGGCCCAATTGGGCGACATGAGCACGCTTTTTTTCGGCTTCAGCATTGTATGGGGGGATTTTTTCTATTCCCAGTTCGTGGTTATCTGGT encodes the following:
- the ubiE gene encoding bifunctional demethylmenaquinone methyltransferase/2-methoxy-6-polyprenyl-1,4-benzoquinol methylase UbiE; its protein translation is MILDIDKWCNRKKRLEQFESHVSETRTATFGFTTYAESEKRHRVNRHFNSIATQYDFMNTILSCGIHYAWKRKAVETLMIKPKQKILDVCGGTGDIARLSAYRTGKNGMSVVYDMNRKMIEQGKKKSIKGVTFVQGDAESISFPDGSFDAVSIGFGIRNVTHLETGFKEIFRVLKKGGAMCCLEFSKPDNPFFRYFYDLYSFKIMPLIGGLITGSTEAYTAFPESIRAFPLPGELSLILQNIGFKDIKITKLTNGIAVIHSARK
- a CDS encoding molybdopterin-dependent oxidoreductase yields the protein MDRRTFLKTAGIGSISVAYGCKSDYDKNIFSLVTAPKDFVTGQAVWYASTCMECPAGCGILAKNREGRVIKLEGNPAHPVNRGKLCIRGQAALQSVYDPDRLMMPQLKTGQTFKPISYNQAFDILKKRMHTASDKGSNRVKMLTGITSVPLCTLFATTLEAFGATPAAVYEPYAHDALRAAHQALFSKPMLPSFHMENADFILGFGADFIETWLSPVEYIRKFKSMHSPKDGTKGTFVHAGPYMSLTAANADKFFPVTAGTEYMVALGVIRQILETRTIDHLPGPFLKELTAVVSPYHPDIVEKNTGFPEADQNRLAQSMLASHRPLVLGSTGTTTADTSFALEMAVTLMNLLLDKDLSLYDFEHRHALEKVMTAKETAKFFKTVATDPTELLLFYNTNPLFTFPENADLTDIFNRKEIFKVSFSNVMDETSKNADLIFPVQLPLETWDSYESNTACISTLQPAMGRLSKAPSMGDVFLDLSDKDRQFDDYYQYLADYLYTNMPEKSKAHFMQTIQSGGIFHSNSKSVAGRPPLDTGSIKALKNAPYVIELSEEPELNFLAVPSLRLYDGRGGNKSWLNEIPDPVTSIAWETMLMIHPATLEERGFAHGDILTIEAGDHAITAPVYSYQGVALGVMAMQMGQGHSACGRYAQGFGSNPVDLLSGNLETSDFLSYLITPTSIKRTGKVEALPQTDGSRSQYKRKIALSMTLANSHSEDGHGKSADHGQSDGHGQKEGGGLDMNQFPLTLPTEEGYDKKRDVYAPHEHDGYRWGMIVDLDKCVGCNACVAACYAENNIGVVGKEQIIKGREMAWLRIERYQDQNDEDRLIFLPMMCQHCDAAPCESVCPVYAPHHSKEGLNNQVYNRCIGTRFCAQNCPYKVRKFNWFDWERPAPLNLQLNPDVTARSKGVMEKCSFCVQRIKKAHNQAKNENRKIRDGEVQPACVQTCPANALTFGNFLDKNSAVSILARESRAYQVLGYLNTKPAVIYLKKMVQEL
- the nrfD gene encoding NrfD/PsrC family molybdoenzyme membrane anchor subunit, which codes for MSQLTFETINTTVLDTLTRPGKAYWGIIALLFCGAIMGASCWAYQIFVGVGVAGMNTPVHWGTYLINFVFWVGIAHSGTLISAILFLFRAGWRNPIARAAETMTVFAVCIAGLFPFIHLGRAWLVFYMLPLPNQRTLWPNFQSPLIFDVIAISTYLTVSSLFWYTGLLPDLAIIRDRSRGVRKKIFQVLSLGWSGKTGQWMNYSRAYLLFAGLATPLVISVHSVVSWDFALSVIPGWHTTIFAPYFVAGAIHSGLAMVLTLSIPLRKIFKYEALITMNVLESIAKTIVFTGIIVGFSYATELFIAWYSHNSIEMETFWWRAFGHYAPEYWIMVVCNTVIPLLYLFKKIRTHVIPLFIISIFVNIGMWFERFVIIAGSVAHDFLPNAWGHYRPTWVEGGIMVGAFCLFFFLFLLFVKHLPSVSMTEMKEMVHHQVE
- a CDS encoding DUF3341 domain-containing protein, which translates into the protein MNTDAIIVTGLYNTQEETLAAVEKIQEKGFEVAEVHSPIPSDALAQALGRKKSKIGWFTLIGGIIGFFSGFSLAVFTSTRWDLIVSGKPIISWIPFFVIAFEFTILFAVLGNVLGIVTQVGLLDPDYEKNYDPECSGSMYGIEVASTPEDADSLRDLLDHTGSIKKQRETK
- a CDS encoding polysulfide reductase NrfD — encoded protein: MTSMDTAVTEPSAPLKKSVFFIPALIAGGGFLFFIILAATGHPEQAWLAFLTNFMFFTIISCGGLLFSTLMHFTKAKWSHTFAAVAEAFSAFFPVSFVLFILLFIGQNYVFPWVGQDLHGKEVWLNVPFLFARDGVAFLILYILGFGYLYYSLKFRLKAAPKNTRLKAFLFKRFEQCSRDPEIIKHRMTVFAGWYMFAFAMCLSLVGFDLVMSADPHWYSTLFGAYTFIKAIFAGFGAIILLVSLLHLNPKVPFTLTPAQLGDMSTLFFGFSIVWGDFFYSQFVVIWYGNIPEESAYIIKRTMTQPWSILAWTVFIGCFILPFIILLSRKIKQSPKCMIVVSSCVLAGLWIEHFLLLGPSFLAHDPAVFPIGIGEIIITLGFLSLFSLSILAYFKELPEALKTDSGEVA